A single region of the Pseudomonadota bacterium genome encodes:
- a CDS encoding aspartate-semialdehyde dehydrogenase, with the protein MKKISKTPVIAIVGATGLVGSEMRTILEQRKVPCAELRLFASKDSAGEFYKFNDQEVEVELLTEDVFEGVDIALFGTSAELSAKYVPLAAKAGAVAIDNSSFFRMDPAVPLIVPEVNLSAIKAEDMIIANPNCSTIQLVAVLNTIQRIAGLKHVIVSTYQSVSGAGKAALDELWGQTLAVFNQQELPQEAFQHQIAFNCIPQIDVLLDNGFTKEEFKIIHESRKILGLPHLRITATAVRVPVFYSHAESVFIETERPFELEDIIRHLSESEGLAIHPAHDEYPMQFDVAGTDEVHVGRIRRDESVDNGLNLWIVADNVRKGAALNAVQIAEKLIAH; encoded by the coding sequence ATGAAGAAGATCTCAAAAACTCCCGTTATAGCAATAGTCGGTGCTACTGGATTAGTTGGTAGCGAGATGAGAACTATTCTTGAGCAACGTAAAGTTCCATGCGCGGAGCTTAGGCTCTTTGCTTCAAAAGATTCAGCAGGAGAGTTCTATAAGTTTAACGATCAGGAGGTCGAGGTCGAGCTGCTTACAGAGGATGTTTTTGAGGGGGTTGATATCGCACTCTTTGGGACCTCCGCCGAGCTTTCCGCTAAGTACGTTCCGCTTGCAGCTAAGGCCGGCGCAGTTGCGATCGATAACTCAAGTTTTTTTCGTATGGATCCAGCGGTACCCCTGATAGTGCCTGAGGTAAATCTCTCGGCGATAAAAGCTGAGGATATGATCATAGCCAATCCGAACTGCTCTACTATTCAGCTTGTTGCTGTGCTGAATACAATCCAGCGCATAGCGGGGCTTAAGCACGTTATTGTCTCTACCTACCAATCGGTATCAGGTGCCGGTAAAGCCGCGCTTGATGAGTTATGGGGGCAAACTTTGGCGGTCTTTAATCAGCAGGAGCTACCGCAGGAGGCCTTCCAGCACCAGATCGCTTTCAACTGTATTCCACAGATTGATGTGCTACTCGACAACGGCTTTACGAAGGAGGAGTTCAAGATTATTCACGAGAGTCGAAAGATCCTCGGCCTACCACACCTCCGTATCACGGCGACCGCCGTTCGAGTGCCGGTCTTTTATAGCCATGCAGAGAGCGTATTTATCGAAACAGAGAGGCCTTTTGAGCTTGAAGATATTATCAGACACCTCTCTGAGAGCGAGGGGCTAGCTATTCATCCCGCGCATGACGAGTATCCGATGCAGTTCGATGTTGCAGGTACCGATGAGGTGCATGTTGGGCGCATTCGTCGAGATGAGTCTGTAGATAACGGACTTAACCTCTGGATCGTTGCTGACAACGTTCGTAAGGGAGCCGCTTTAAATGCAGTACAGATCGCCGAAAAGTTGATAGCGCACTAA
- the truA gene encoding tRNA pseudouridine(38-40) synthase TruA: MANIKLIVEYDGAGFHGWQKQPNLRTVQGELERVIKIILRRPIFPLQAAGRTDAGVHARGQVVTFKVEGELDLYHLTQGVSHLLKGELSVLSACVVPDDFHPGWCATHKLYSYRILRRAAPAVLDARRVWHIGHEMDIELMQRCASMLVGEHDFSSFRDSACTARTTVRKIFSSAFQPDGDQIVYRVIGSGFLKQMVRNIVGTLTDIGRGRMRDRSITEILAAKDRRMAGVTAPPHGLCMEWVSYDPAPQLVVLEDEIKR; the protein is encoded by the coding sequence GTGGCCAATATTAAACTGATAGTCGAATACGATGGAGCGGGGTTCCACGGGTGGCAGAAGCAGCCGAACTTGCGCACAGTGCAGGGCGAGCTTGAGAGGGTCATTAAAATAATTCTCCGTCGGCCAATCTTTCCTCTGCAAGCAGCAGGGAGAACCGATGCCGGTGTGCATGCGCGCGGGCAGGTGGTGACCTTTAAGGTCGAGGGAGAGCTTGATCTATATCACCTCACGCAGGGTGTGAGTCACCTCCTTAAAGGAGAGCTATCGGTGCTCTCGGCCTGTGTAGTTCCTGACGATTTTCATCCCGGTTGGTGCGCCACTCATAAACTCTACTCCTACCGAATTCTAAGAAGAGCTGCGCCAGCCGTATTGGACGCGCGCAGGGTCTGGCATATCGGGCACGAGATGGATATCGAGCTAATGCAGCGCTGCGCGTCGATGCTGGTTGGTGAACACGATTTCTCAAGCTTTCGCGACTCCGCCTGTACGGCGCGTACTACTGTTAGAAAGATCTTTTCTAGTGCCTTTCAGCCAGATGGTGACCAGATCGTATATCGCGTTATTGGGAGCGGATTTCTAAAGCAGATGGTACGCAATATCGTAGGTACCCTGACCGATATCGGGCGCGGCAGGATGCGCGACCGATCAATTACCGAGATACTTGCCGCCAAGGATCGACGCATGGCTGGAGTTACAGCCCCACCCCACGGGCTCTGTATGGAGTGGGTTTCGTACGATCCTGCCCCTCAACTTGTAGTCCTCGAAGATGAGATCAAGAGATAG